In Microbacterium sp. AB, a single genomic region encodes these proteins:
- a CDS encoding acyl-CoA dehydrogenase family protein, translating to MSPPVGAPPSTERIRAAIAPVLDRLRAESARRDAEREHPYAEIRELAAAGVLRFRIPAADGGAGASVRQLAELIIDIAAADPNVAQALRPGFLVAESLVTGALAGEERRAVLERVLAGDLFAGTVNESAGRPGGVRTRLVRDEHGWRIDGRKFYSTGGLHAQWFSGTALDEQDRIVGFTVPTDRDGVVRLDDFDAIGQRLTASGSTLLQGVRVAPGELGEPDARKRHPHGSLAHLVLAATLAGIAAAARQDAVDVVGDVARPIKHSTATRAADDPYVRLVAGRIATAAFTARAQVVAAAEALDRHWATGDEDTAVGAVVSVAEAYVGAGEQALAAAELLFDVGGGTLTRRDLGLDRHWRNARTIANHNPRGWKAAAIGAWLLAGESPPANGLF from the coding sequence GTGAGCCCGCCCGTGGGGGCTCCGCCGTCGACGGAGCGGATCCGCGCCGCGATCGCCCCCGTCCTCGACCGGCTTCGTGCGGAGTCGGCGCGGCGAGACGCCGAACGCGAGCATCCGTACGCCGAGATCCGCGAACTGGCCGCCGCCGGGGTGCTCCGGTTCCGGATCCCGGCCGCGGACGGCGGGGCGGGCGCGAGCGTCCGTCAGCTCGCGGAGCTGATCATCGACATCGCCGCCGCGGACCCGAACGTCGCGCAGGCGCTCCGACCGGGCTTCCTCGTCGCCGAGTCGCTCGTCACCGGCGCGCTCGCGGGCGAGGAGCGCCGGGCCGTCCTGGAGCGGGTGCTGGCGGGAGACCTCTTCGCGGGCACCGTCAACGAGAGCGCGGGCAGGCCGGGCGGGGTGCGGACGCGGCTGGTGCGCGACGAGCACGGATGGCGCATCGACGGGCGGAAGTTCTACAGCACCGGCGGGCTGCACGCGCAGTGGTTCTCGGGCACCGCTCTCGACGAGCAGGACCGGATCGTCGGGTTCACGGTGCCCACCGACCGGGACGGCGTCGTCCGGCTCGACGACTTCGACGCCATCGGGCAGCGCCTGACCGCGAGCGGAAGCACCCTGCTGCAGGGCGTGCGCGTCGCACCGGGCGAGCTCGGCGAGCCGGACGCCCGCAAGCGCCATCCGCACGGATCCCTTGCGCACCTCGTCCTCGCGGCCACCCTCGCGGGCATCGCGGCGGCGGCTCGGCAGGACGCCGTCGACGTGGTCGGCGACGTCGCCCGGCCCATCAAGCACTCGACGGCGACGCGCGCGGCCGACGACCCCTACGTCCGTCTCGTCGCGGGGCGGATCGCCACCGCGGCGTTCACGGCGCGCGCGCAGGTCGTCGCCGCGGCGGAGGCGCTCGACCGTCACTGGGCGACGGGAGACGAGGACACCGCGGTGGGGGCGGTCGTGTCCGTCGCCGAAGCCTACGTCGGGGCGGGGGAGCAGGCCCTGGCGGCGGCGGAGCTGCTGTTCGACGTCGGCGGGGGGACGCTCACCCGGAGGGATCTCGGCTTGGACCGGCACTGGCGCAACGCCCGCACCATCGCGAACCACAACCCGCGGGGCTGGAAGGCCGCCGCGATCGGCGCCTGGCTGCTGGCGGGGGAGAGCCCGCCGGCCAACGGTCTGTTCTGA
- a CDS encoding aldo/keto reductase, with the protein MSYQPSDDRYENVSWRRAGTTGLTLPEFAFGLWQKFGDRSPFETQREIVLAAFDAGIVHFDNANRYGPPHRAAEKNFGRILRDDLGAWREELILTTKAGNPIGPSPYHRGGSRKNLLQSLDHSLRDLGTDYVDVFYFHHPDPAVPLEETVGALATAVQSGKALYAGVSNFYDRDEAHRAAALLKDAGVPLALHQSRYSIFDRRLELQDVLGQSEQDGVGLVTYSPLAQGLLTDKYLDGVPAGARAVDSDFLSTADITEQYRRRARALNELAGLRGQSLAQLALQWVLRRPEVTSALIGASSVEQLHHNLKAPAFAPLTEEELAVIDTHGVHGTGLRIA; encoded by the coding sequence GTGAGCTACCAGCCCTCCGACGACCGCTACGAGAACGTGAGCTGGCGTCGAGCCGGCACGACCGGCCTGACCCTCCCCGAGTTCGCCTTCGGCCTGTGGCAGAAGTTCGGCGACCGGTCCCCGTTCGAGACGCAGCGCGAGATCGTGCTCGCCGCGTTCGACGCGGGCATCGTCCACTTCGACAACGCGAACCGGTACGGTCCGCCTCACCGCGCCGCCGAGAAGAACTTCGGCCGGATCCTGCGCGACGACCTGGGGGCGTGGCGCGAGGAGCTGATCCTGACCACGAAGGCCGGCAACCCGATCGGCCCGAGCCCGTATCACCGAGGGGGGTCGCGCAAGAACCTGCTGCAGAGTCTCGACCACAGCCTGCGCGACCTCGGCACCGACTACGTCGACGTGTTCTACTTCCATCATCCCGACCCGGCGGTCCCCCTCGAGGAGACCGTCGGCGCGCTGGCCACGGCCGTGCAGTCCGGCAAGGCCCTGTACGCGGGCGTCTCGAACTTCTACGACCGTGACGAGGCGCACCGCGCCGCCGCCCTCCTGAAGGACGCGGGGGTGCCGCTCGCCCTGCACCAGTCCCGGTACTCGATCTTCGACCGCCGTCTCGAGCTGCAGGACGTGCTGGGACAGTCCGAGCAGGACGGTGTCGGGCTGGTGACCTATTCGCCGCTCGCGCAGGGACTGCTGACCGACAAGTATCTCGACGGCGTGCCCGCGGGCGCGCGGGCGGTGGACAGCGACTTCCTGTCCACCGCCGACATCACCGAGCAGTACCGGAGGCGGGCCCGGGCGCTGAACGAGCTGGCCGGCCTGCGCGGCCAGTCCCTCGCCCAGCTGGCGCTGCAGTGGGTGCTGCGCCGCCCCGAGGTGACCAGCGCGCTGATCGGGGCGAGCTCCGTGGAGCAGCTGCACCACAACCTGAAGGCCCCGGCCTTCGCCCCGCTGACGGAGGAGGAGCTGGCGGTCATCGACACGCACGGCGTGCACGGCACAGGGCTGCGGATCGCATGA
- a CDS encoding LLM class flavin-dependent oxidoreductase, whose translation MTATAGTSSRATPPETGSGVLAGKRLGFLLHLDSDADPATSYRQAIELFRFAEEAGYDSGWVIQRHFRQGNEHVSSPLVLLAAIAQHTSRIRLGTGVLVLPLEDPLKVAEDAATLDVLAGGRLELGIGSGPFPGAWEAFGRDLDERPALWETSVSRLHEVLEGAPLNGLGERLHPPGAGVRGRLWQAISSAPDVAFAQARTAGAAGDGLQLSRATDWNRHQSPDAQAALVDAYRQALPAGVAPRVLVSRAVYPDASRAQALSRLVDGARRWQSWFGALGRDEAARVSPEEYLVRDHTRFGEAEAIAEGLAHDAGVVAATELLVSFPPASPSIREHRRLLEATAHDLAPLLGWRPASGDEKEDA comes from the coding sequence ATGACCGCCACTGCCGGCACCTCGTCGCGCGCGACGCCGCCGGAGACCGGATCCGGCGTGCTGGCGGGCAAGCGCCTGGGCTTCCTGCTGCACCTCGACTCCGACGCCGACCCCGCCACGTCCTACCGGCAGGCGATCGAGCTCTTCCGGTTCGCGGAGGAGGCCGGATACGACTCCGGCTGGGTGATCCAACGGCACTTCCGGCAGGGCAACGAGCACGTCTCCTCCCCGCTCGTGCTGCTGGCGGCCATCGCTCAGCACACGAGCCGGATCCGTCTGGGCACGGGGGTGCTGGTCCTCCCGCTGGAGGATCCCCTGAAGGTGGCCGAGGACGCCGCCACGCTCGACGTCCTCGCCGGCGGACGCCTGGAGCTGGGGATCGGGTCGGGCCCTTTCCCCGGCGCCTGGGAGGCGTTCGGCCGGGACCTCGACGAGCGGCCGGCGCTCTGGGAGACGAGCGTGTCCCGGCTGCACGAGGTGCTCGAGGGCGCCCCGCTCAACGGCCTCGGCGAGAGGCTGCACCCGCCGGGCGCGGGCGTGCGCGGCCGGCTGTGGCAGGCCATCTCCAGCGCGCCGGACGTCGCGTTCGCGCAGGCCCGCACCGCCGGCGCCGCGGGCGACGGACTGCAGCTGTCGCGTGCGACCGACTGGAACCGCCACCAGAGCCCGGATGCCCAGGCCGCCCTCGTCGACGCGTACCGGCAGGCGCTTCCCGCCGGCGTCGCGCCGCGCGTGCTCGTGTCGCGCGCGGTCTACCCCGACGCCAGCCGGGCGCAGGCGCTCTCCCGGCTCGTCGACGGCGCCCGCCGCTGGCAGAGCTGGTTCGGCGCGCTCGGACGCGACGAGGCCGCCAGGGTCTCCCCGGAGGAGTACCTGGTGCGCGACCACACCCGCTTCGGCGAGGCCGAGGCCATCGCCGAGGGCCTCGCGCACGACGCGGGCGTCGTCGCCGCCACGGAGCTGCTGGTGAGCTTCCCGCCGGCGTCCCCGTCGATCCGCGAGCATCGGCGGCTGCTGGAGGCGACTGCCCACGACCTGGCGCCGCTGCTCGGGTGGCGACCGGCATCCGGCGATGAGAAGGAGGACGCGTGA
- a CDS encoding NtaA/DmoA family FMN-dependent monooxygenase (This protein belongs to a clade of FMN-dependent monooxygenases, within a broader family of flavin-dependent oxidoreductases, the luciferase-like monooxygenase (LMM) family, some of whose members use coenzyme F420 rather than FMN.), which produces MSTFHLNLSLMTPGHFRGAWRLPDRDPLAWIDVARYRELARQAEAARIHALFLGDSPGLGRAIAEHPEAGLDPTVLFSHVLAGTRGLGAIATASSTYNSPYNLARRYLALDHVTGGRAAFNVVTTFSPNAAAAFGYDRTPEKSERYRRADEFVRAVLSLWDGWDDDAIVGDRTSGRFADPGRIHRTELHGKSVRLEGALSVPPSPQRRPVLVQAGGSPGGLALAARYADVVFTVGQTLGDAVAFRDGTRERAAAGGRDPGQVAISLGVVVLVAATEREARARVEELVDASDPVEAAHGVARQLGLDPAAITPDTVLTPDVLDAAPDPPGSAGFHRSIRALLSEHPLTVRELFIRSASGSGHRLLVGTPEQIADDLEQWHGAGAADGFTIMPADTAVDFGRFTESVVPILQRRGLFHRDYEADTLRGNLGLAPLAPGHDRALATREPSALPA; this is translated from the coding sequence GTGAGCACCTTCCACCTGAACCTGTCCCTCATGACGCCGGGCCACTTCCGCGGCGCGTGGCGGCTGCCCGACCGCGATCCGCTCGCCTGGATCGACGTCGCCCGCTACCGTGAGCTCGCCCGGCAGGCAGAGGCGGCCCGCATCCACGCGCTCTTCCTCGGCGACTCCCCGGGGCTCGGGCGGGCGATCGCCGAGCACCCCGAAGCGGGGCTCGATCCGACCGTCCTCTTCTCCCACGTCCTGGCCGGCACCCGCGGGCTCGGCGCGATCGCGACGGCCAGCAGCACCTACAACAGCCCGTACAACCTCGCCCGCCGCTACCTCGCCCTCGACCACGTCACCGGGGGCAGGGCCGCGTTCAACGTCGTGACCACGTTCTCCCCGAACGCCGCCGCCGCGTTCGGGTACGACCGGACGCCGGAGAAGTCCGAGCGGTACCGGCGCGCCGACGAGTTCGTCCGCGCCGTGCTGTCCCTGTGGGACGGATGGGACGACGACGCGATCGTCGGCGACCGGACGTCCGGCAGGTTCGCGGACCCGGGGCGGATCCACCGCACGGAGCTCCACGGCAAGTCCGTCCGCCTGGAGGGCGCACTGTCGGTGCCGCCGTCGCCGCAGCGCCGTCCCGTGCTCGTGCAGGCCGGAGGCTCGCCCGGCGGCCTCGCGCTGGCGGCCCGGTACGCCGACGTCGTGTTCACCGTCGGGCAGACCCTCGGCGACGCCGTCGCGTTCCGGGACGGCACGAGGGAGCGCGCCGCGGCTGGGGGCCGGGACCCCGGGCAGGTCGCGATCTCGCTCGGCGTGGTCGTGCTCGTCGCGGCCACGGAGCGAGAGGCGCGCGCCCGCGTGGAGGAGCTGGTCGACGCCTCCGACCCCGTCGAGGCCGCGCACGGGGTGGCCCGTCAGCTCGGCCTGGACCCGGCGGCGATCACGCCGGACACCGTGCTGACCCCCGACGTCCTCGACGCCGCCCCGGACCCGCCCGGATCGGCCGGGTTCCATCGCAGCATCCGCGCTCTGCTGAGCGAGCATCCCTTGACGGTCAGGGAGCTGTTCATCCGGTCCGCGTCCGGGTCGGGGCACCGCCTGCTCGTCGGCACGCCCGAGCAGATCGCCGACGACCTCGAGCAGTGGCACGGCGCCGGGGCCGCCGACGGGTTCACGATCATGCCCGCGGACACCGCCGTCGACTTCGGGCGCTTCACCGAGTCGGTCGTCCCGATCCTGCAGCGCAGGGGCCTGTTCCACCGCGACTACGAGGCAGACACGCTGCGCGGGAACCTCGGCCTCGCCCCGCTCGCGCCCGGTCACGACCGCGCGCTCGCGACACGGGAGCCGTCGGCCCTCCCCGCGTGA
- a CDS encoding ABC transporter permease, producing the protein MLRYVALKAGRALFVVWAAFTLTFLLLFVLPADPVDLLFDPAELGTIPEDVRAQVAANYGFDKPLILQYLDRLAHAAVGDFGNSVQSGRPVTRALLEVLPSTLVLAVGALLLAVLIGFAIALAAAATRRPWLRNLLESLPSASVSVPVFMFGILLLQIFSFTLGWFPSFGDAGWQSLVLPLVTLAIPVSGPIAQLLVRSFASELESGYVTTSLAKGATRGRIIVGDVFRNASLPALTIAGITFGNLIAGSVITETVFARPGIGRLTQGAINTLDVPVVQGIVVLVAASFALINLVVDLVYPLLDPRLRASLAAQTV; encoded by the coding sequence GTGCTCCGCTACGTCGCGCTCAAGGCCGGCCGGGCGCTGTTCGTGGTCTGGGCCGCGTTCACCCTCACGTTCCTGCTGCTCTTCGTGCTGCCCGCCGATCCCGTCGACCTGCTGTTCGACCCGGCCGAGCTGGGCACGATCCCGGAGGACGTGCGCGCACAGGTCGCCGCGAACTACGGCTTCGACAAGCCGCTGATCCTGCAGTACCTCGACCGGCTCGCCCATGCGGCCGTCGGCGACTTCGGCAACTCCGTGCAGTCGGGGCGGCCCGTGACCCGGGCGCTTCTGGAGGTGCTGCCGAGCACGCTCGTGCTCGCGGTCGGCGCGCTCCTGCTCGCCGTCCTGATCGGGTTCGCGATCGCGCTCGCCGCCGCCGCCACCCGCCGTCCGTGGCTGCGGAACCTCCTCGAGTCGCTGCCCTCCGCGTCCGTGTCGGTCCCGGTGTTCATGTTCGGCATCCTCCTGCTGCAGATCTTCTCGTTCACTCTCGGCTGGTTCCCCTCGTTCGGGGACGCGGGATGGCAGAGCCTCGTCCTGCCGCTCGTCACGCTCGCGATCCCGGTGTCGGGCCCGATCGCGCAGCTCCTCGTCCGGAGCTTCGCGAGCGAGCTGGAGTCGGGCTACGTCACGACGAGCCTCGCGAAGGGCGCCACGCGGGGCCGCATCATCGTCGGCGACGTGTTCCGCAACGCGAGCCTGCCCGCGCTGACGATCGCGGGCATCACCTTCGGCAACCTCATCGCGGGCTCCGTCATCACCGAGACGGTGTTCGCCCGCCCCGGGATCGGGCGGCTCACGCAGGGGGCCATCAACACCCTCGACGTGCCGGTCGTCCAGGGCATCGTCGTGCTCGTCGCCGCCAGCTTCGCGCTCATCAACCTCGTCGTCGACCTCGTCTACCCGCTGCTCGACCCGCGCCTGCGTGCCTCGCTCGCCGCACAGACCGTCTGA
- a CDS encoding ABC transporter permease has protein sequence MTIETAEPRTSPDSTPAVLVRGRSARRLGGILRQPVLVLAWVVVLVAIGWAIAPGLFTPYSPYAGDPALSFSPPSAEHPFGTDRLGRDLLARSVYGAGTTLSATLLAVLIAFVVGTLVGLVAGYLGGKTDTVVMRVIDVFLSIPSLLLAMVIVSVLGYSTHNIALAVGISSIASFARVMRSEVIGIVGRDYVRAAYGLGVSRIGVVLRHVVPNSLGSVVALAALEIGTSIIAVASLGFLGYGAPPPEPEWGLLVAEGRDYLAVHPWISILPGVALALVVLSTHRISTSFRKDHRR, from the coding sequence ATGACCATCGAAACCGCTGAGCCCCGCACCTCGCCCGACTCGACGCCGGCCGTCCTCGTCAGGGGACGGAGCGCGCGGCGCCTGGGCGGGATCCTGCGCCAGCCGGTCCTCGTGCTCGCCTGGGTCGTCGTCCTCGTCGCGATCGGCTGGGCGATCGCCCCCGGCCTCTTCACGCCGTACAGCCCGTATGCGGGCGACCCCGCCCTGAGCTTCTCGCCGCCGAGCGCCGAGCATCCCTTCGGCACCGACCGGCTGGGGCGCGACCTGCTCGCGCGGTCGGTGTACGGAGCGGGCACGACCCTCTCCGCGACCCTGCTCGCCGTCCTCATCGCGTTCGTCGTCGGCACTCTCGTCGGTCTCGTCGCGGGATACCTCGGGGGCAAGACCGACACGGTCGTCATGCGCGTCATCGACGTCTTCCTGTCCATCCCGAGCCTCCTCCTGGCGATGGTGATCGTCTCCGTCCTCGGCTACTCGACGCACAACATCGCCCTCGCCGTCGGCATCTCGTCCATCGCCTCGTTCGCACGTGTCATGCGCTCCGAGGTGATCGGCATCGTCGGCCGCGACTACGTGCGCGCCGCATACGGGCTCGGCGTCAGCCGGATCGGCGTCGTCCTGCGACACGTCGTGCCGAACTCCCTCGGCTCCGTCGTCGCGCTCGCGGCCCTCGAGATCGGCACCTCGATCATCGCGGTCGCCTCGCTCGGCTTCCTCGGCTACGGCGCCCCTCCGCCCGAGCCGGAATGGGGACTCCTCGTCGCCGAGGGGCGCGACTACCTGGCCGTCCACCCGTGGATCTCGATCCTGCCGGGCGTCGCCCTCGCCCTCGTGGTGCTCTCCACGCACCGGATCAGCACCTCCTTCCGAAAGGACCACCGCCGATGA
- a CDS encoding ABC transporter ATP-binding protein — MTAPIVVEAQADLAEPAEALLSITGLEIDYRAERRTWAPAVRGVDVRVDPGEFVALVGESGSGKTTLVQGALGLLPSAARIRGGSIAYSGVDVTGWPDQRMARVRGSYVGFIPQDPATSLNPVKKIGRQVVEAVAFNESRTASAEEHRDAALESLRTAGLADAGRVFHQYPHELSGGMKQRALIAIALAGKPRIIVADEPTSALDVTVQRRILDHLERLRRELGIGILLVTHDLGVALDRSDRILVMQRGEIVEHGAVRDLVDNPASAYTRRLLDAAPARHAGRLAPTSGAVREPGQAHVLRAEGLEKRYVAGAGGKRAVVSALDGVALTVREGTTHAIVGESGAGKSTLASIIAGFASPDAGTVHVGEREITSLGRRELRDVRRDLQFVFQNPFTSLDPRFTVGKIVAEPLRAFRATASPAALAARVSELLRAVSLDDGYLRRTPAQLSGGQRQRVAIARALALSPRILVLDEAVSALDVSVQAQILQLLVDLQAELGLSYVFVTHDLGVVRLIADDVTVMKDGAVVETGPAAEVFAAPRHEYTRTLLDAIPGTRRVVDTPFHPAGDLP; from the coding sequence ATGACCGCCCCGATCGTCGTCGAGGCGCAGGCCGACCTCGCGGAGCCGGCCGAAGCGCTCCTGAGCATCACAGGGCTCGAGATCGACTACCGTGCCGAGCGGCGCACCTGGGCGCCGGCTGTCCGGGGCGTCGACGTGCGCGTCGACCCGGGGGAGTTCGTCGCGCTGGTGGGGGAGTCGGGCTCCGGGAAGACGACGCTCGTCCAGGGAGCGCTGGGCCTGCTCCCGTCCGCCGCCCGCATCCGCGGCGGGTCGATCGCGTACTCGGGCGTGGACGTCACCGGATGGCCCGATCAGCGGATGGCGCGCGTGCGCGGCAGCTACGTCGGCTTCATCCCGCAGGACCCGGCCACCTCGCTCAACCCCGTCAAGAAGATCGGCCGGCAGGTCGTCGAGGCCGTCGCGTTCAACGAGTCGCGCACGGCCTCGGCCGAGGAGCATCGCGACGCGGCGCTCGAGAGCCTGCGGACGGCGGGCCTCGCCGACGCGGGGCGGGTCTTCCACCAGTACCCGCACGAGCTCTCCGGCGGCATGAAGCAGCGCGCCCTCATCGCCATCGCCCTCGCGGGGAAGCCGAGGATCATCGTCGCCGACGAGCCGACGAGCGCTCTCGACGTGACGGTGCAGCGACGCATCCTCGACCACCTCGAGCGCCTGCGCCGCGAGCTCGGGATCGGCATCCTGCTCGTCACCCACGACCTCGGCGTCGCGCTCGACCGCTCGGACCGCATCCTCGTCATGCAGCGCGGCGAGATCGTCGAGCACGGCGCCGTCCGCGACCTCGTCGACAACCCGGCGAGCGCGTACACCCGGAGGCTGCTCGACGCCGCCCCGGCGCGTCACGCCGGACGCCTCGCACCGACCTCCGGCGCCGTCCGGGAGCCGGGACAGGCGCACGTGCTCCGCGCGGAGGGCCTCGAGAAGCGCTACGTCGCGGGAGCCGGCGGCAAGCGCGCCGTCGTCAGCGCCCTGGACGGCGTCGCGCTCACCGTGCGCGAGGGCACGACGCACGCGATCGTGGGGGAGTCGGGGGCGGGGAAGTCCACTCTCGCGAGCATCATCGCGGGCTTCGCCTCGCCCGACGCCGGCACCGTCCACGTCGGCGAACGCGAGATCACGTCGCTCGGGCGGCGGGAGCTGCGCGACGTCCGCCGCGACCTGCAGTTCGTGTTCCAGAACCCGTTCACCTCCCTCGACCCGCGATTCACCGTCGGCAAGATCGTCGCCGAGCCGCTCCGGGCCTTCCGGGCGACGGCCTCCCCGGCCGCGCTCGCTGCTCGCGTGAGCGAGCTGCTGCGAGCGGTGTCCCTCGACGACGGCTACCTGCGCCGGACGCCCGCGCAGCTGTCCGGCGGGCAGCGGCAGCGGGTCGCCATCGCCCGCGCCCTCGCGCTCAGCCCGCGGATCCTCGTGCTGGACGAGGCCGTGAGCGCGCTGGACGTGTCGGTGCAGGCGCAGATCCTGCAGCTGCTCGTCGACCTTCAGGCGGAGCTCGGGCTGAGCTACGTGTTCGTCACGCACGACCTCGGCGTGGTGCGGCTCATCGCCGACGACGTCACCGTGATGAAGGACGGCGCCGTCGTCGAGACGGGGCCCGCCGCCGAGGTGTTCGCCGCGCCTCGGCACGAGTACACGCGGACGCTTCTCGACGCCATCCCCGGCACCCGTCGCGTCGTCGACACCCCGTTCCACCCGGCAGGAGACCTCCCATGA
- a CDS encoding LLM class oxidoreductase has product MTHPRPLIALVGDLPALLRSGDPGLLSELRRAADVVGAVVVGAGGRPQQLDPVAAATSLTVRAPGLPALVSSDGLRDAPYNAARRFLSLDHLSGARSGVVFRSGDGDAERTAERIRVIRALWNSWPVETLLADRERGVYATTDGIRRIEHDGEHYRVAGALNTPTSRQAEPVSLWHVTSEAELAAAGGLVDLVVVDDAALADAWAGSEAEGRPGLVSAGVEREDAALSLVRVESLPALQDVLDAARPLEPGVLSGTLRARLGLPERRYDLTDKPLAFGGAR; this is encoded by the coding sequence ATGACGCATCCGCGGCCCCTCATCGCTCTCGTGGGCGACCTCCCCGCCCTGCTGCGCTCGGGGGACCCGGGGCTCCTGTCGGAGCTGCGGCGTGCGGCGGATGTCGTGGGCGCCGTGGTCGTCGGAGCCGGGGGCCGCCCGCAGCAGCTGGACCCCGTGGCGGCGGCGACGTCGCTGACCGTCCGTGCGCCGGGGCTTCCCGCGCTCGTCTCGTCGGACGGCCTCCGCGATGCGCCGTACAACGCCGCGCGGCGCTTCCTCTCGCTCGACCATCTCAGCGGGGCGCGCAGCGGCGTGGTCTTCCGATCCGGAGACGGCGACGCGGAGCGGACGGCGGAGCGCATCCGCGTGATCCGCGCGCTCTGGAACTCGTGGCCGGTCGAGACCCTGCTGGCCGACCGCGAGCGCGGCGTCTACGCGACGACGGACGGCATCCGGCGGATCGAGCACGACGGGGAGCACTACCGGGTCGCGGGCGCGCTCAACACGCCCACGAGCCGTCAGGCCGAGCCGGTGTCCCTCTGGCATGTGACGTCGGAGGCCGAGCTCGCCGCCGCAGGGGGCCTCGTGGACCTCGTCGTCGTCGATGACGCCGCGCTCGCGGACGCCTGGGCGGGGTCGGAGGCCGAGGGCCGGCCGGGCCTCGTCTCGGCGGGCGTCGAGCGGGAGGATGCGGCGCTCTCGCTCGTCCGCGTGGAGTCGCTGCCGGCGTTGCAGGACGTGCTGGACGCGGCGCGGCCGCTCGAACCCGGCGTGCTCTCGGGGACGCTGCGCGCGCGGCTCGGCCTCCCCGAGCGCCGATACGACCTGACGGACAAGCCCCTCGCCTTCGGAGGCGCACGATGA
- a CDS encoding NtaA/DmoA family FMN-dependent monooxygenase (This protein belongs to a clade of FMN-dependent monooxygenases, within a broader family of flavin-dependent oxidoreductases, the luciferase-like monooxygenase (LMM) family, some of whose members use coenzyme F420 rather than FMN.) — MTDRTDHLTLNVNLQAFGQRPAAWQFGDHDADTLIRPEHWIASAKAAERGLLDAVFFADQPALHNPDPRPGAQLEPIALAALLTAATEHVGVIASASTTYNDPVELAERLLGTDVVTGGRLGWNIVTTYNPAVSGNFGVDANPDRATRYERAGEFVDAVKTVWAGAAGDGGFRFDGEHFRFEGVTAVPPSAQGTPVLFQAGGSAQGRDLAARHAEGVFAVELTLPRAIENYADLTRRAAALGRRPGLPRITPGLSLVIGSTVEEARRRFDDFESRVPDSYALGSLSNVIAHDARTLDLDAPIPADILDKPWNPDEHPTSAGYRLTFLDWIQERRQQTVREILRDFGGYGARIVIGTPEQIADDMELWFRSRAADGFNLMIDHFPDGLVAFADEVAPLLQRKGIHKREYDHTTLREVIGAGTAG; from the coding sequence ATGACCGACCGCACCGACCACCTCACGCTCAACGTCAACCTCCAGGCCTTCGGGCAGCGGCCGGCCGCCTGGCAGTTCGGCGACCACGACGCCGACACCCTCATCCGCCCGGAGCACTGGATCGCATCCGCGAAGGCGGCCGAGCGCGGCCTCCTCGACGCGGTCTTCTTCGCCGATCAGCCCGCCCTCCACAATCCCGATCCGCGTCCCGGAGCGCAGCTGGAGCCCATCGCGCTCGCGGCGCTCCTCACCGCCGCGACCGAGCACGTCGGCGTGATCGCCTCCGCATCGACCACGTACAACGACCCCGTGGAGCTGGCCGAACGACTGCTCGGCACCGACGTCGTGACGGGCGGCCGGCTGGGATGGAACATCGTCACGACGTACAACCCCGCCGTGTCGGGGAACTTCGGCGTGGACGCGAACCCCGACCGCGCGACCCGCTACGAGCGCGCCGGCGAGTTCGTCGACGCCGTCAAGACGGTCTGGGCCGGAGCCGCGGGAGACGGCGGCTTCCGCTTCGACGGGGAGCACTTCCGCTTCGAGGGCGTCACGGCCGTCCCGCCGTCGGCGCAGGGAACGCCCGTCCTGTTCCAGGCCGGCGGGAGCGCGCAGGGGCGCGACCTGGCGGCTCGCCACGCCGAGGGCGTGTTCGCCGTCGAGCTGACGCTGCCGCGCGCGATCGAGAACTACGCGGACCTCACGCGCCGCGCGGCCGCGCTCGGACGCCGCCCGGGCCTGCCGAGGATCACCCCCGGTCTCTCGCTCGTCATCGGCAGCACGGTCGAGGAGGCGCGACGCCGGTTCGACGACTTCGAATCGCGGGTGCCCGACAGCTACGCGCTCGGATCGCTCAGCAACGTCATCGCGCACGACGCGAGGACGCTCGACCTCGACGCGCCGATCCCCGCCGACATCCTCGACAAGCCCTGGAACCCCGACGAGCATCCGACGTCGGCGGGCTACCGCCTCACCTTCCTCGACTGGATCCAGGAGCGCCGCCAGCAGACCGTGCGCGAGATCCTGCGGGACTTCGGAGGGTACGGCGCGCGCATCGTCATCGGCACCCCGGAGCAGATCGCCGACGACATGGAGCTCTGGTTCCGCTCCCGTGCGGCCGACGGCTTCAACCTCATGATCGACCACTTCCCCGACGGGCTCGTCGCCTTCGCCGACGAGGTCGCGCCGCTGCTGCAGCGGAAGGGCATCCACAAGCGCGAGTACGACCACACGACGCTGCGCGAGGTGATCGGCGCCGGGACCGCCGGATGA